One bacterium DNA window includes the following coding sequences:
- a CDS encoding HAMP domain-containing histidine kinase, with protein sequence MRTVTLNRLPALSLGSKATLAVIALLSVMALVLGALFGYNQRRSQMDRLHEKTVSFAGNLAFNCNFALLAKDRARLDQLIAGVRLEKDVALVLVADSAGQVLASTDPSLLGTHLNYLPGPDAPDSTLWQPVQASLRYRAVAPVTALGAASGPEADESMFFAPGGAEANGARERLGWAVIEVSPERLNAELARSLRYAGLIFLLILILASGLAIVSVRRTVAPLHLLAEATRQIAHGEFGRTIPAARRDELGVLSESFNEMSLRLLRSRQEVEQLNSELEVRIAESTTELRNRYRELEHVCSDLRSLDSAKNDFLSLVSHEFRTPLGSIQLFSEMLLKGLDRSDTRRTDFLLTIINNCKRLTRLINEILDISRIEAGRMEFSRELFDLKETLYSTIFSLKPLFEERSLSCNFLTPEDPVRLCSDRDRIIQVLTNILSNAIRFSPPGNAVEVELSEENGRARVCVRDHGRGMRQEDIPKIFDKYTQLERIKPDSEGSGLGMTIAKLIVDNLGGSIRVESAPGRGTSFRVDFPAARPEAGETGEKPAQ encoded by the coding sequence ATGAGAACCGTGACCCTGAATAGACTCCCCGCCCTGAGCCTGGGCAGCAAGGCCACCCTGGCGGTGATCGCACTGCTCAGTGTAATGGCGCTGGTGCTGGGGGCGCTTTTCGGCTACAACCAGCGCCGCTCGCAGATGGACCGCCTGCACGAGAAGACTGTCTCCTTCGCCGGCAACCTGGCGTTCAATTGCAATTTCGCCCTGCTGGCCAAGGATCGCGCGCGGCTGGACCAGCTTATCGCCGGGGTGCGGCTGGAAAAGGATGTCGCCCTGGTGCTGGTGGCCGACTCCGCGGGCCAGGTGCTCGCCTCCACCGATCCATCCCTGCTGGGCACGCACCTGAACTACCTGCCGGGACCGGACGCCCCGGACAGCACTCTCTGGCAGCCGGTTCAGGCCAGCTTGCGCTACCGGGCCGTGGCCCCGGTGACCGCGCTGGGCGCGGCCTCCGGCCCGGAGGCGGACGAGTCGATGTTCTTCGCCCCGGGCGGAGCCGAGGCAAACGGAGCGCGCGAGCGCCTGGGCTGGGCCGTGATCGAGGTCTCGCCCGAGCGGTTGAACGCCGAGCTGGCACGCTCCCTGCGCTACGCCGGGCTGATATTCCTGCTCATTCTGATCCTGGCCTCCGGCCTGGCCATTGTCTCGGTGCGGCGCACTGTCGCCCCGCTGCACCTTCTGGCCGAGGCCACCCGTCAGATCGCACACGGAGAGTTCGGACGGACCATCCCCGCGGCCAGGCGGGATGAGCTGGGGGTGCTTTCAGAATCATTCAACGAGATGAGCCTGCGCCTGCTGCGCTCGCGCCAGGAGGTCGAGCAGCTCAACAGCGAGCTGGAGGTCCGGATCGCCGAGAGCACCACCGAATTGCGCAACCGCTACCGCGAGCTGGAGCATGTCTGTTCCGACCTGCGCAGCCTGGACTCGGCCAAGAACGATTTCCTCTCCCTGGTCAGCCACGAGTTTCGCACGCCCCTGGGCTCGATCCAGCTTTTCTCCGAGATGCTGCTCAAGGGCCTCGACCGCTCCGACACCCGTCGCACCGATTTCCTGCTCACCATAATCAACAACTGCAAGCGCCTGACCCGCCTGATCAACGAGATCCTGGACATCTCGCGTATCGAGGCCGGGCGGATGGAGTTCAGCCGCGAGCTGTTCGACCTGAAAGAGACCCTCTACAGCACGATCTTCTCGCTCAAGCCGCTGTTCGAGGAGCGCAGCCTCTCCTGCAATTTCCTCACCCCGGAGGACCCGGTCCGGCTGTGCTCCGACCGCGACCGGATCATCCAGGTGCTGACCAACATTCTGTCCAACGCGATCCGGTTCTCGCCGCCGGGGAACGCGGTGGAGGTGGAGCTGAGCGAGGAGAACGGGCGGGCGCGGGTGTGCGTGCGGGACCACGGACGGGGCATGCGGCAGGAGGACATCCCGAAAATATTCGACAAGTACACTCAGCTCGAGCGGATCAAGCCCGACAGCGAGGGCAGCGGCCTGGGCATGACCATCGCCAAGCTGATCGTGGACAACCTGGGCGGGTCGATCCGGGTGGAGTCGGCCCCGGGCCGGGGGACCAGTTTCCGGGTCGATTTCCCGGCCGCCCGGCCCGAGGCGGGGGAGACTGGCGAGAAGCCGGCGCAGTAA